GTTAACGCTATGTCTTTGCATCGACACCTGTTCGAATTCTGAGGCATCAAAACCGGAACTAATTAGGACTAAACCTTTATATGGTTTACCCATCGATGCCATCTCTAGTTTTGCAgccttgaaaaattcatcagCTTTGGCAAATAAAGTTCTATATTTGGAACGGTATAATTTAAgaaaatcttcttctgtgGACCATTTAGATAGATGCACGttccaaatattcaaatcatGAGAATTCATTATACAGGTTGAAGCATTTTTAATGTTTTCTCTTGTAGCGTAACCAGACTCTGTAGGGAAAGAATTAATATCATGCATTGAGAAATAACCAACTTTAGGAAAATcagccatttttttctcaaaatcatcataaCCTGTGGAATCTGCTTCATCAATGTAATTACCATCTGGTTTGAAGCCTGCACGTTTCCAACAAATATCTTGGGTTCCATCACCATGATgcaaatcaaaatctaaGACAACAACATGTGTGACACCATAAGTATTGGCAGCATACTCAATCGTAATATTTGCATTATTTAAAAGGCAAAAGCCAGATGGCATACCTACGTGACAATGATGCCCTGGGGGACGAATTGCGACAAACGCTCTATTACATATATGTTCCGGGGAGGGaccattgaaaatagagTCTACACCTGTTTCTATGGCACCAATAGACCCTTTCAGAGCCATTATTGTGTCAGAATTTAAATATATGTCACCAGCATTCCAAGACTCGGGAACTTCCAGCTTTCCCTCtcttaattttgaatctgCCTCGTGACATAGTCTTATAACCTCATTGGGCCATTTGGAACCGTGAACTTTTATCACGTGAGGTGCATGCAAGGAACCTAGTCTGTTATGGGATGATTTTAAAGTAAATAAAGCCGGGTACATTGTAATAGCTGCAGCTATACCCATTGAAGCAGCTAGCAGACGTTCTGGTCTCTCTACTATAGTCTTCTTATACGATTTAGAGACCCATTCTCTGGGGAAAATATGCTGTAAAGAGTAAGGAGACAAAATAACTATAGCTTTAGCAGACTCTGGTATTTGAGAAGCAGCTCTCGCAGCAGATATGACATTGGGGTTATTTTGAAcgaatttttgaaattgcaaataaaatttctccAAGGGGTCTTTATCTTGTGACATCTTAGCAAACAAAAATCAGTTAAAATGGTACGTAATTAATAGCAAAAAGAAGTACGCCTTTCTCTCgttaaaaaaagatatagtAATTGTTGCCTCTGTAACTTCTTCGAATGGTAATACTCGAGTAGATCCACACTATTTAACCTGATGAAGTGTCAATTGCAGTATTTAAACCTTTTGTTTACcttctatatatatatatatgtatatatatatatatatatatatacatatctACATATGTTTTaagagaggaaaaaaaaaagacagtGGCAGTTTCTGTTTTTGTTTATATTTGCCTAAAAGGGGATACATCACTGTAAATGGAAATGATTACTGTATTAGGTGATCAAAATTCCGAGCAGAAACAAAATTAAGCCCTAATATAAAAATCTCAAAGTCGACCCATTTAAAGTCAAGCCCTAAATAATATTAGGGCTAAACCCTAGTTAATTTGCTACTATCCGGGTAAATTAAAGATGCCCAGTCAAAAAGCGATAAAATGattaaattgaatatcGATAAACGAGATAAATGATAATGTATATAAAGAACGAATTGTTTAAGTTTTAAGTGAACTTGATAGATTTTATACATGGTGATAGGACTTCAcagatttgataataaaagTAAATAACCTGTGAAGAGAAATCCTCGTAACATTACgttctttatcttcttctgtttCATTTGAGCCATGCCATCTAAATACTATGAATTAGTccaaaatttaaaagacCAAGATATTCTTAACCgttttcaagaaattattcCACTTCCAGACAGACCAAATTCCAAAGCTAGTAATGTCtcgaatttatcaaataaagaaaagaaagctATGGAAGGTCATGATGAGGAACAAATTAAATTGATGAATGAAAATTGTATTATTATCGATTGGAATGATAACGTTATTGGCACTTCTACGAAGAAAACGTGCCATTTGATGGATAATATAGACGGTGGATTATTACATAGAGCCTTTTCatgttttattttcaatgataagAAGGAATTACTTTTACAACAACGTGCTAAGGAGAAAATTACGTTTCCTTTGTTATGGACCAACACTTGTTGTTCTCATCCATTATCTATCGATTCGGAAATTGGTTCTGTTGATAATTCTAGTCTAATTGAGAACGTCAACGGTGTCACTAATGCATGCATTAGAAAATTAGAACACGAACTGGGTATACCAGAAtttgaaactgaaaattttggtaaattcCATTTCCTCAACAGAATTCATTATATGGCACCATGTAATGATCCTGAA
This is a stretch of genomic DNA from Kazachstania africana CBS 2517 chromosome 8, complete genome. It encodes these proteins:
- the HOS3 gene encoding histone deacetylase (similar to Saccharomyces cerevisiae HOS3 (YPL116W); ancestral locus Anc_8.607) yields the protein MSQDKDPLEKFYLQFQKFVQNNPNVISAARAASQIPESAKAIVILSPYSLQHIFPREWVSKSYKKTIVERPERLLAASMGIAAAITMYPALFTLKSSHNRLGSLHAPHVIKVHGSKWPNEVIRLCHEADSKLREGKLEVPESWNAGDIYLNSDTIMALKGSIGAIETGVDSIFNGPSPEHICNRAFVAIRPPGHHCHVGMPSGFCLLNNANITIEYAANTYGVTHVVVLDFDLHHGDGTQDICWKRAGFKPDGNYIDEADSTGYDDFEKKMADFPKVGYFSMHDINSFPTESGYATRENIKNASTCIMNSHDLNIWNVHLSKWSTEEDFLKLYRSKYRTLFAKADEFFKAAKLEMASMGKPYKGLVLISSGFDASEFEQVSMQRHSVNVPTTFYTMFTKDALKLAQMHCHGKVISIMEGGYSDKAITSGVFAHLIGLQNQDWIKEWGSEQVVKEIVRGCKPTWKPYKTKRNDDVIRVWAEEVIRLGRSMIPEFDDVIFKEKLKLEKAKHSTFDGQTISQRVTRSIAAARETGVSMNDRIIKNELNVERVPVKQLINHKAQQHKVPFVEQDLSSEDEEDNDYVYDEELNKTFNRTVEDITIDDISRHLETLEIIQDEEENENENERMVSQNPSSSSSSRSRTTGNGQRHLQSNGMYKIPSSTTTQHLRHSRNSRTIPTANTYQHANNNTSIATYDDSDVSMISHISTKKHTTRSGGRW
- the IDI1 gene encoding isopentenyl-diphosphate delta-isomerase IDI1 (similar to Saccharomyces cerevisiae IDI1 (YPL117C); ancestral locus Anc_8.610), whose amino-acid sequence is MPSKYYELVQNLKDQDILNRFQEIIPLPDRPNSKASNVSNLSNKEKKAMEGHDEEQIKLMNENCIIIDWNDNVIGTSTKKTCHLMDNIDGGLLHRAFSCFIFNDKKELLLQQRAKEKITFPLLWTNTCCSHPLSIDSEIGSVDNSSLIENVNGVTNACIRKLEHELGIPEFETENFGKFHFLNRIHYMAPCNDPENHWGEHEIDYILIYKVNPGKSITVKPNLNEVEDYKWVDLDTFKKMLNDSENFDFTPWFKIICENYLFQWWQQLDNLSNVENDEKIYRML